The Silene latifolia isolate original U9 population chromosome Y, ASM4854445v1, whole genome shotgun sequence sequence TTCTTGTTACTTTCATTGACAGCCATACAATTATTGCTCCGTCCATAAACATCTTGTTGTTCAGTTACAGAATTTAGGCCACATGGATCGCAAAAACCAATAGTCTAGGGTGATCTTGTGACCTTGCCTAAAAACAATGGCGAGTTTCATCACTTACTACAAGATTATCCTATTGAGCCATTGTCTAGACTGAGGAAGTGGTAATCAAATGCATACAATTACCATTAGCCATGACTAAGACACTTTTACTAACACTTCGCCATTGTTGAGTGGATGTAGAAGATTAATGAGTCACATAATGAGATCAAAGTTAACACTAGCCAATAAAACTATCACTAGCCAATAAAACTATCACCTCAGAATTATACAGTTAAATGAGAAGACATTTATAAGACAAGTAAATGAACAATATAGCAAGTAAAACCTGATAGTATATCTCTGCCCAAAACAACACCAAAAGTGCGTAGGTTGTGAAGAATGCAAGGCTTGTGACATCAAGCAACACATGCTAAACAATCTATACCACATGCCAAAAAGAGTACCATAAGACACAAATCACACTAAGACAACATACGCAATGTTCCTCAAAATGAAAGACAAGCATAAGATTGATGACAAACCTCAGGACGCAAGTGTTCCAGATCACGTCGAAAAAAGAACACACCACACCTAACTGCTCAATCACGAAAAACACAGTAGAAACAATTAACCAATGCCCATGACAAACGAAACTGATAGCTAAAGAGCTAAGAGAATGCAGTTAACTGACCTCCATTAACCAAGAAATTTAGAAAATGGAAAACCTTTTGTGTGGTCCAACCGTAGTCCGAAACTCTGAATTGTATTCTCACCAATTGGACCTACATCACCAACCTCACACAATTAAATTGGTCTTCTATGAGACAGGCAGAGTTGATAAAAGATTACACAAAAAATTGGTCTTCTATGAGACAAGCAGATATACACAAGCAGATTGATATTTAACACTAAGATACAAATGAAAACCATTTAGTGAGATAAATAGTGTTTCTTCGAcaaaaaaacaagcaaacaactcTCGTGTAAATTCAACAGTGCACTACAAGTAGAAAGATCAAGTTTTTGTGTAATCTTTTATCAACTCTCAAACAACTATCACTGCTTACACATGCCAAACTactacaacaaaaaaaaaagacttgTTTAGGATAAACAGAGTCAAGGGCTTTAAGATACAATGCCGAGGTTTGAAGAGATATAAAGTATATGATTAGGGTTGTAAATGAGCCAAGACGAATAAATGTGTATTCGTAACTAACTGTTTAGTACTCCGTATTAGTCAAGCTCAAGTTCACCTCAAACACAAATCAGCACAGGTTACTGATTACCACCATCAAGCCCCATTCATCTATAAATTCTCATTCGAGCTGACCTTGTTTAGCTAGATAAAATATGCATCTAAAACTAGCTACAGCAGGCATTTAATAATTATAAAGTATTTACACCTTTTATAGTATGATTTCCTATCGTTCTAGTACGCTTTTTCAAATTCGCTATACATACGTCATATTCCTTTCACACACTACTGCCTTTCGCCTAAAATACTTCGTAGATATACTAAAATGACAAAGAACTAATGCTAAAATGAGAGAAAAGCACACAATAATTTCAATCAAATAAACGTGAATAGATTAAATCGATTGTTGATACGAAATCACACAAGGTAAGAAAGTGAAGAGACAAAGCAAACAAAAGTGAAGATGCGGATGATCAATGCCACTAGAATTAGGAGAATCAATCGAAAGAACTATGAGATCGTCGAAAATCATCGCGGCCGTGAATCACGAGCTCATTttcatcataatcatcatcaaaTACCTAAATACTTAAATTTTACACAATCGATCAATTAACTAATCAATTAATCACATAATTTCACCAGaataatacataaacaaaataatagtTGTGTAAGATGAACAAATTCAATAGTAATACCTAGAAAACTGGAAATTACTAACAATAATAAAATCTGAACAATAAAAGAGCAAGTATATTATCAAATAACTGACAAAAATCACATGATATGCGATTACAAGTTTAACATTCaaataaatgaaaattaaaaacaaaaaagaataaaagcgagAAATGAGAATAATACTTACTTCGAGATGGAAGATGAACACATAAAAAGAGTCAAGATCAAAACGTGAAGATCGAAAAACCTGGTGAATCGCAGCATGATTATGGTGTGGACAATGAAAATCAGAGTGATAAAATGGTGATCGAAAGCGAGTGAACGGCAAAAACGGATGTTAATGGAGGTTAGGTGATTGAAATTACCGGATGTTAATGGAGGTCAAAAAGCTTAGTGATAATGGCGGACGGAAGCTTAGCGATAAAATGGCGTCGAAATCTGAATGAATGGCAAAGAGCCGAAGACGGAGCTCAGAAGAATGCAAAAATGGCAAAAAACGGAGCTCAATGAAGACaagttgaagagagagaaagtgagggtGAGTAAATGATTTTGTTTGAGAGGAAATGAGCGTTAGTTAGGAATTATTAAGGGAACACGTGACATTATCTGGTACATCTGTGGTTTTTTAATCTGATGGTTTAGAATGGGTACGGctacctcaccctaagaagggtgcctcacatgattcaatttctatatatatatatatatatatatatagaattaggatcatatGAGTATAACTCATATATTTAGGGATTGAGGATCAATCTAAGCCATCTAAAGTAATAGATCCTACGTCTTATATTTAACATATAGAATTAAGGGTAGTTTGGTAATTTCGTTTCTTTGTATATATACCCCCTGCTTCCCTAATTTTCGTCAGTTTTACCAGTTGCCTAATTTAAATCATtaatttctttctctctctaaattcATCTTCCTCGACATCCATGGATTCCTTCTTTCTGCTGCTTATTTCTTCCGCGATTCATTGATTActatttcttctttctttctgCTGTTATCGTTGATTAATATTTCTTCTTTCTTTCGACATTCGTTGCTTCGCTATGTCAGGTACATCTTTCTGCTTCTGATTttccttaatttgttaatttccagctttattttgttgttattgttgttttttcaACATATTCGCTACTTTTATTATGAATTCATGTTTAGATTTAcaattttcagctttatttttatgtaattgtTGTTTTTGTTACAGATATTTGaatttctcttcttcttcctgctTTTGTGTTCGATTTTATGTTTAATTTCCTCATATGCAGCTTTATTTCTATTTTACTTGTTGTTTTTCCTACATATATTTGGATTTGCTAGTGTTGTTAATTCGTTCTTCTGAATTTGTCTATATTTTTACTTTTCTTACGGTTTTATTGGTGTACTGAATGAAATTTCAAGTTTGATATTGTTTTTGCTACCtatcttttcccttttctcttgatTTTGCCGTCATTGTAACTTATTGTTTACTTTACATCTGTTTTCGGCTGTTGTAATGCATTATCGAACTATCTTCGTTTGCAGACCTTGAATCTGCTTTCACAATATTACAATAATAACAGTTGTTCAATATAATATCACACCagattcaatacaatatcacaactatTACAATACGAAATTTAGTCCCCCCTACTGTTTGCTTATTACCTGTTATGTTTTGAATTGCTTCTTATATTGCATTCTTTTTCAGATGCTGATAGTTGTGTACCTTCTTCTGGATTCATCTCTCACGATACTAGTGTGTCTCAAATTACTTCTATTCCACGCATTGAAAGTCCTCCCCCACCTACGTCTACTGATAATCATTTTGCTGAGATTACTTCTACTCCCCGCATTGAACAACCTCCTGTTTCTTTTCATGAACATCAACTGTTTTTGGAATCCACACCTGGTGGTACTGAATTGTGGTCAAGAAATGTTGCAATTCAAGATAAACCTCAACTTGGTCAGTTTTTTGCAAAATTAGAAGACGCTATCAGTTTTTATAATGTCTATGCAGAAGCATGTGGTTTTGAACCTAGGAAgtcctctcaaaaaaaaaaatgctgATGGTGCCATCTTTTATAAACTTGTTGTCTGTAATCGTGAAGGGTTTAGAGATGGTAAGAAAAGGAAAGCTATTGTTCATGATAGTGTAGTGGAGCAGCCACTTATAAAGCCGTTTGATATTAAGAACAATAAACTAACTAGGATTGGTTGTGATGCTATGATTGAATTTCGCCTTATCAAGGATGTTTATGTTGTAACTCAGTTTCGTGAATGGCATAATCATCGACTTTGTTCGCTCACAAATCAAGAATTTCAAAGAAAAAAGAGACACCTTCATCTTTTTCATAAGAAGGCAATTATTGATCATTCAAAAGTTAATTTAGGTCCTACATCGGCATATAGATATTCTAAGGAACATGCAGATGGTTATGAGAATGTTGGTGCTCAATTGATTGATTTTAAGAACTTTGGAAGGGATATCAAGTGTTTCATAGGAGATAAAGATGCTCAATTGTTTATCGATAATTTCGAGAACCTCCGTCAAACCAATCCAGGGTTCTACTTTGCTTATGAAGTAGATTCTTTCAAATGTTTGGTTCGTGTGTTTTGGTGTGATGCACAGGCACGTCGAAATTACTCTTCCTTTGGTGATTTGGTCAGTTTTGATCCAACTTACGGTACAAATAAATATTCTATGATTTTCACTCCTTTTACTGGGGTGGACCACCACAAAAGGTCTGTGACTTTTGCTGCTGCATTGTTGTTTCATGAGGATGACGATTCATTTAAGTGGGTTTTTGAGAAGTTCTTAGACGCTATGGGTCAGCGCGAGCCGCAATGTATAATCACTGACCAATGCCCAGGAATAAAGAAGGCTGTACCCAAAGTTTTCAAGAAGGCTAAGCatagatattgcatgtggcatattatGCAAAAGGTCCCTGACAAGATTGGAATTACAATATCCAAGGAGACTGATTTTGTGAGTCGTTTGAATTCATTTGTTTGGGACTCGACTTGGAACTGCCGAGAATTTGAACAAAAGTGGTCTCGACTTAATTGCTTGAACATAACTTGCAAGCAAATTCATGGTTGTCATACATGTACAAAAAAAGAAGGAGATGGATCCCGGCTTATTATCGTGATATTCCTATGGGATGTCTTCTCCGAACAACTCAACGATCGGAGAGCCAGAATAGCTTTTTCAAGCGTTTTGAAAATATACATGGTACacttgttgagttttggatgcgttttcaAAGCGCCATGGATCAACAACGCCATACTCAAAAGCAACATGATCGAGACAGTGATTATACTTTGCCCCAATTAGCTACGTCTCTCCACTTGGAAGCTCATGCGTCCAAGGTTTATACCCATGCTATTTTCAAAGATTTTCAACAAGAGGCTGCTGCCTCCATGTGTTCTCTTAGTGTTGGTGGCTTCACACCACCTGTTGACGGTACAGAGGTCGTTGTTGTTACTGACGCTAGAATGCAGAAGCGTTATCAAGTAGTGTTCAATTCCACAAGCACTGATGCAGAATGTTCTTGTAAGTTGTTTAATAGGAAGGGTATTATTTGCAGACACATTATTTGGGTTTTCTCTGGGAAACAAGTTAGGACTTTGCCTGATAAGTACATACTTATGCACTGGACAAAGAATGCACAAAAATCCTCTATATGGTTCACATGGTGAGTTACTTGACGACTTTGATGCCACGATGTAAGGAAGTGGAGATGTGCAAATTATGGTCGAGTTCTACTCAACTATCGGTTCTTGAGAACTATGCCTAACAATCAGATCACTGACCTTGCTGACACATTGAAGCAATTTCGGATCAAACTCAATCCACAAGCACAATCAATGACAAAAGAGCAGGAGTTGGAAATGCTTCTTGGATGTAGTTCCTCAACTGAGGTGAGGATTCTACCGCCTCGTCAGGCAAAGAACAAGGGTAGTGGGAAGAGAATGATATCGACAAAGCAACAATGCATTGCCAAAGCGGAGAAGCCAAAAGGCTTTGCAAAAATTGCAAACAATTGGCTAACCATGATAAGCGTAATTGCCCTCATCCTTTTGTTCCTGACATCGAGAATCAGGTATGCTACCTAAATAAATATATTCTATTTACATTAATTCATCGCAAGATGCCATACGATTTATGTTTATGAGTTTTATTTTTGGAATTGTATACTTTTGATATTGAGCGCTGACGACTACTCCCTGTCCTGTTTATGATCTTATTTCCAAAAACTGTATCAACTGTGCTTGTTCATTTGCTGACAACTACTTGTTCTATTTTGCATTTTTCAGGGGAGTTCAGATGATGATTGACTTGTATACTGATTCATGTTCATCAAGGCCATCCAAAACATTTTTTGTGTCGTCGTCTCTTGGTTGGAGGATTCTTTGTTGATGAAGCTCAATATATATAGTTGGAGGATTTTTTGTTGAAGAAGCTCAATATATATAGGATATACATGTCATAGTTTCATTACTATTATAGCAATTACACTCCATACGTTAGGATTTACTTAGTGATATAAGTGTGATATTTCATTGTTAGACATCGATATTTCATAGTAAGACAGTGCTATTTTCTTCCATAGTGCTTTGAAACAAGATATTATCGATATCTGATATTTTACCGTACATGTCGTGATATTGCATTGTCAGGTGTGTGGTATTTCTTAAATAAAGATTCCAAAATGTATTATCAGAAGTCTGATGTTTCAATGTCCATGTTCTGAACTTGCAGATTAAAATGACTGTGGTGGACATATTGTGATATTTCATAGTTAGAACTATGATATTGCATTTGAGTATAATGTGATATCACAATATAccgaatacaatatcacacttggATCAAATAAACACAACACGTCTGACAATAATTTCATTATTCTTTACAATATCACAGTCTGTTCAATACAATACCGCACAATATTCAATTCAAAATTTTACTTTTTGGGAATAATTATTATCCTCAGCTTTGTACAATATCACATGATATCGAATACAATATCATACATGTCTAAAATAAATATCACAAGTGTGAATAATTATTATCCTGACATTTTACGtccatacaatatcacaagttaggGAATACAATATCATACTTTTCTTAATATCATACAGTATTCTTTACAATATCACAACGTATTCAATACAATACCACATAATTAGACGTGTCATGTGATACAATATTTCAActtattcaatacaatatcagctGTTTTCATTACAATATCACGGTTTCTAATAAGGAGGTTTCTGAGAAAAGGTATTCAATACAATACCACATAATTAGACGCATCATGTTATACAAAATTTCAActtattcaatacaatatcaaaTTTGTTCTTCTACATAATATCACGGTTTCTAAAAAGAGATTTCTCAGTCAAGGGTGACTATTTCTCAGTCATTTTGAATGCTGTAAAAGTACCAATTTCACCTACTGTTCGATTTAAAGTTTAAATACCAAGAATTACAAAATACAATCTCACAATGCATTCATTCCAATATCACACCTGTAAGATAACTTGATTGCTCAACAAATAGCTGCATGAACCCTTTTAAAATAGCACATTAACACTAATTTGATATATCTTCATTACAAAACCTTATCAAACGATCTAGATTGTACCATTTTTGTCTACCTATTACAAATCAATCTGTCAATGCATTCATTCCTAAGTCAGATTACACACTTTCTATTTTCCTACATTGGTGCCTCGTCCTCGACCTCTACCTCGACCTCTTGTTCTTGAATATTGTGCAACTGTTTTGATCCTCTGACCACCACTTGTGTTTTGCCCATTGACAGTACCACTGCAATCCCAAATATGTGCACTGATTAAAATATCTCCATATTCAAATAAAATGAAGAACGAATATCTTTACAAAGTAATGACATTATTATATCCGATTAGCCATTTTTAAATTTTCTTTAATTTACCTTTTAGGCGAACTACGAAGAACAGGCATTTCAGTATTCACCGGCTTTTGCACATCTTCAGCCTTGCCTCCTTTTTACGGGTTTTTTGTTCATTGATGCATCTCTTTTCGCTTGATTCGGGCGGACTTCTTCCTTTATTGCTGTGAACTCTGCTACTCTTTGAATGAGTTGATCCCTAATTCCATTTATGTCGCCAAGAGTAATGTCTTGCCATTTGTGCCCAATAGTATCTGCGGCCAACCTTTCCATCAAGATCTGCTTCAAATACTTCTCCCTCATACCTTATCATGTGCGATTTAGAAAAGTGCCGGATTCATTGTTCTTTAGTTCCGGTTTTTGCCATTTGAAGCTTACGTTAACAATGTTAAATCCTATTATTTCTTCAGCTTTCGGCCTTTTCTTTGCTTCCAGATAGTCACTCATGCATGCAGCCTGACACATTTCAAGACAACCATCGGATTAAACCCACATATATTATCCAACAATTTCTCAGATTTCCATTATCAACTAAAGCATTCAACTTACCACAACATCTGCCAGTTTGTAAACACTTGTATCTTCCCATTTATCATAGGATGTATTGTCTAGGACTTCAACCTTTTCTTTGTTAAAGTTTATACAAACACAAAAGTAATGGTCTTCAAATAGCATTGGCACGAAAACAATCTCAGCTGTCAAGTTGCATGTACCGTTGTTTGCGGTAATAAAAGTATCCCAAGCTTCAAAAATCCTCATTTTATGAGTTTCATCCTGACTTTCATCACCTCCTTGTTGATATAATGCGTGAACAGCATCCTGTTTGCAAAATAGTTGTTAATCAATAACAACACATATTCATTGTAATAATAttaaatttacaatattttaaAATCAAATATCTAAACTACTTGTAAATAATATTGCATACCATGTGACGAAGTCCAAAAAACAAAAGTTGTTGTCTTTGTGGTCCTTGTACTCAATGTCATTCAGTAGGTGTGCCCAACATTCAATCATTTTGCTCGTGACATTCACGGTCTTGTTGTATTGATAGTATATCTTCTCGAGGAGTTTTGCTTCTTCGCCAGTGAGACAAGAACACATTCACTACAAGCAATTGTAGTGGATGAGCATTAGTTGAAATATTCTTTCCATATGCTACTAAATAAATGATGGACATCAGTTAAAATAGTTGAGGATATCATAATAGTTTTCAATCTTACTCTATAGAGAATGTGTGGTCGTCCAATAAGCAGTAGTCAAGTACTTCTTTTCTTACTTTCAACAAGCTTGCTAAAAGTGCTTGATTGTTCCTCATAAATTTGGATACAACCAAATATCACCACTTTGCCACGCTTGTATGTGCACCCAAGACCATCTGAATTTCCTTTTCTACGGCTACCCAAGACACTAGTATTGCAATCATTGTCATCTGGTATTTTCAACCCTAAAGAACAGTTCAGGTGATGTACTGTTTTAGTACCAAATAAAATTATGTTGTTTAAGAAAAAAATGAGCGCTTAAGTAAAAGTAAGTAACCTTTGATTTTTGACTTTGGTGTACAAACTTTCTTCAGATCATtcgctttttctttttcttcctcttctCTTTTCAGCCTCCTTTTTTCCAACAGGATTGGTTCCAACGATTCCTTTAATGTGTTGAAGTTTGTTACAGTATCCATTGTTTCCGACCTCGTATGGTTATAATCACTGAAAACCAATGCTGCTGCTATCTCAGCTCGATATAATTTCCTCTTCATTACATCATTCAACTCACAATCAAATATTTCCCCATTGTAAAACATCATGTGCAGCATCATAAATACCCCACAGTCTAAGTTAAAATCCTTTGATTGCCACTTGAATTTCTTATTAACTAAGGGAAACATTTGCACTTTttctccttgctttaaacctttgCTGCACATGTAACTTCCAAATGTCTTTGCCTATACAGTTTTGATAACAATTAAGAATCTCATTAATGTAAAGAAAATTCCTCCAATTTAATAAAACACATCAATTGTAGTTTTGCAGTAAAGTTTGAGTTTAAGACTTACAGCCAACTCAGCAAGGTAAAAAAACTCTGAATCTTCGAAGTTGTCATAGAGCCTATTGTCTAAGTAGTCCACTGTCTCGTTTTGAAAGTTGATGCATATGCAGAAATAATGTTCGCTTATCAGCAAAGGGAGGAACACCTAATAAAGTTTGCATGAAAAATTCTTATCAGTTTAATCAGTAAATAAATGGCATAACACAAACAATTTTGACAATGCTAGTGTCTTACCAGATCTGAATTTAAGTTTAGTGGTCACTGCAAAACATTTTGCCATATATCCCATGCTCCAGCTATTTCTTCAGTAAGTGCTTTTGTCTTCTCAAATTCTTCTCCATTTAGCATTAAGATTTGTTCTAGAGGTGTCTGTAACATTGCAATCACACAATAGGTTCCTTTCAATATTAATCAATATTACAATAACAACCGCATACAAGATCAATAACACAaactcttcaatacaatatcatacTAACGGATTTAAAttacaatatcacaaatattgcattacaatatcacaaatattGCATTACAATATCACAATATCACAAATATTTCACTGAAGAAAAAATTGACTTAAAttacaatatcacaaatattgcattacaatatcacaaatattGAATTACAATATCACATATTCTTGAATCAATTTTTATCAGTTATGGTTTAAATTTCTTTTGCAAATCTGAATTAAATGTTTGTGCTTTAAAttacaatatcacaaatattgcattacaatatcacaaatattGCATTACAATATCACAATATCACAAATATTTCACTAAAGAACAAATTGACTTAAAttacaatatcacaaatattgcattacaatatcacaaatattGAATTACAATATCACATATTCTTGAAACAATTTTTATCAGTTATGGTTTAAATTTCTTTTGCAGTCCTGAATTAAATGTTTGTGATTTAAAttacaat is a genomic window containing:
- the LOC141631729 gene encoding protein FAR1-RELATED SEQUENCE 5-like, which gives rise to MSDADSCVPSSGFISHDTSVSQITSIPRIESPPPPTSTDNHFAEITSTPRIEQPPVSFHEHQLFLESTPGGTELWSRNVAIQDKPQLGQFFAKLEDAISFYNVYAEACGFRDGKKRKAIVHDSVVEQPLIKPFDIKNNKLTRIGCDAMIEFRLIKDVYVVTQFREWHNHRLCSLTNQEFQRKKRHLHLFHKKAIIDHSKVNLGPTSAYRYSKEHADGYENVGAQLIDFKNFGRDIKCFIGDKDAQLFIDNFENLRQTNPGFYFAYEVDSFKCLVRVFWCDAQARRNYSSFGDLVSFDPTYGTNKYSMIFTPFTGVDHHKRSVTFAAALLFHEDDDSFKWVFEKFLDAMGQREPQCIITDQCPGIKKAVPKVFKKAKHRYCMWHIMQKVPDKIGITISKETDFVSPNSWLSYMYKKRRRWIPAYYRDIPMGCLLRTTQRSESQNSFFKRFENIHGTLVEFWMRFQSAMDQQRHTQKQHDRDSDYTLPQLATSLHLEAHASKVYTHAIFKDFQQEAAASMCSLSVGGFTPPVDGTEVVVVTDARMQKRYQVVFNSTSTDAECSCKLFNRKGIICRHIIWVFSGKQVRTLPDKYILMHWTKNAQKSSIWFTW